The proteins below are encoded in one region of Belonocnema kinseyi isolate 2016_QV_RU_SX_M_011 chromosome 3, B_treatae_v1, whole genome shotgun sequence:
- the LOC117169659 gene encoding P protein-like, whose protein sequence is MDKPEENSDDEIGLRTPRFLRRNSRISQRSPATPSVCASPIVLGPLSQDVLQVWRQLPEAIRLDPSLGVFKQEYERIQGVNRTRCSISGPSGECLVLNVSLGPPFGDGIHKESFEEEGTHDHETKQSALYRYLKLVILICFWLIFTVVLMMNEERVEIMHQVSVPPDRVRNYIIFERPVTDRIGVVVESSLLPHIHSNTTLNFTSNSLTVWLESWTINDWDGILPSYKDAQLVEIIGEPWVLPLLPPDLIDFLPDQRREHTFVVENITERYSANVISVNMRTNLSITLPVSLAYDLSAINTDYGIVYAAVILLGLYILIIFEIVHRAIAAMLASTMSLAVLAAMNERPTMGEVISWIDVDSLLLLFSMMIVVAIFASTGIFDYLAVYAYKITSGRVWPLVNTLCFFTAFISTVLDNVTTVLLMTPVTIRLCEVMELNPVPILTAMVVYSNIGGAITPVGDPPNVIIASNKDVQKAGIEFSTFVAHMGVGVLVVILVVYAQLRFLFRDVACFKFKEPVDVQELRHEIAVWQRAAASLSCYSQDENVVRQTLMRKIKRLLYRLKLKLNTGSVQLETYKTTLEELQEKYPIRDKVLLVKSGFALTFIIVLFFMHSLPNMNLSLGWIALIGVLLLLVLADSEDLEGLMARVEWSTLLFFASLFVLMEALSRMGLLAWIGKQTEIVILSVNEESRLAVAILLILWVSAIASAFIDNVPLCTMMVRIATNLSNNHELRLPLPPLVWALAFGACMGGNGTLIGATANVVCAGVAEQHGYKLGFMQFFRVGFPVMLSSTTTITIYLMLAHVVFQWHDPV, encoded by the exons ATG gacaAACCAGAGGAAAATAGTGATGACGAAATAGGGTTACGAACGCCTCGATTTTTGCGAAGAAATTCTAGAATCAGCCAGAGAAGCCCAG cCACCCCATCTGTTTGTGCAAGTCCAATTGTACTTGGACCCCTTTCACAAGACGTACTTCAAGTTTGGAGACAGCTTCCTGAGGCTATTCGATTAGACCCAAGTTTGGGTGTGTTTAAACAAGAATACGAAAGAATCCAGGGAGTTAATAGAACAAG ATGTTCAATAAGTGGACCATCTGGAGAATGTTTGGTCCTAAATGTGTCCTTGGGTCCCCCATTTGGAGACGG tatACACAAAGAAAGCTTTGAAGAAGAAGGGACTCACGATCATGAAACAAAGCAAAGTGCACTCTATCGATATTTAAAATTAGTGATACTCATTTGCTTTTGGTTGATATTTACt GTAGTTTTGATGATGAACGAAGAGAGAGTAGAAATAATGCATCAAGTTTCAGTGCCACCTGATCGTGTCCGAA attacatcATTTTTGAACGACCTGTAACTGACAGGATTGGTGTTGTTGTTGAGAGTTCACTTTTACCGCATATTCATTCGAATACAACTCTAAATTTCACATCAAATTCTTTGACAGTGTGGCTGGAATCATGGACTATTAACGACTGGGACGGAATTTTGCCCTCTTACAAAGATGCTCAACTCGTCGAG ATAATAGGTGAACCATGGGTACTACCGTTACTACCTCCAGATTTAATCGACTTTTTACCCGATCAGAGGCGAGAGCATACTTTTGTGGTGGAAAATATAACTGAAAG aTACTCTGCGAATGTGATATCTGTGAATATGAGAACAAATTTATCTATCACTTTGCCAGTTTCGCTCGCTTACGATTTGTCTGCCATTAATACTGACTATGGAATTGTGTATGCGGCTGTGATATTGCTGGGTCTTTATATTCTGATTATATTCGAG aTAGTTCATAGAGCAATAGCAGCTATGTTGGCCTCCACAATGTCATTAGCAGTACTAGCGGCTATGAATGAG AGACCAACAATGGGTGAAGTTATTTCTTGGATCGATGTTGACTCTCTCCTCTTATTGTTTTCAATGATGATTGTAGTAGCCATTTTCGCATCAACTGGTATATTTGATTACTTGGCTGTGTATGCCTAtaag ATAACTAGTGGTCGCGTTTGGCCTTTAGTTAATACCCTTTGCTTTTTTACTGCATTCATCTCCACCGTTTTGGACAATGTAACAACAGTCCTATTGATGACACCTGTAACAATTAGACTCTGTGAGGTCATGGAACTCAATCCAGTGCCTATTTTAACAGCAATGGTGGTTTATTCAAATATTGGTGGAGCCATCACCCCAGTTGGTGACCCACCAAATGTCATAATTGCTTCCAATAAAGATGTTCAAAAGGCG GGAATTGAATTCAGTACTTTCGTCGCACATATGGGAGTCGGCGTGCTTGTGGTTATTCTAGTCGTGTATGCCCAACTGCGTTTCCTCTTCCGTGACGTTGCTTGTTTCAAATTCAAGGAACCTGTAGACGTTCAG GAATTGAGGCACGAAATAGCAGTTTGGCAGAGAGCAGCAGCAAGTCTCTCATGTTACAGCCAGGACGAGAATGTGGTGAGACAGACGTTGATGAGAAAAATCAAACGTCTTTTATATCGACTGAAACTCAAGTTGAATACTGGTAGCGTACAATTAGAAACTTACAAAACAACTTTGGAAGAGCTTCAAGAGAag tATCCAATTCGAGACAAGGTTTTACTTGTAAAATCAGGATTTGCCTTAACCTTCATCATCGTCTTGTTTTTTATGCATAGTTTGCCAAATATGAATTTATCATTAGGGTGGATAGCACTGATTGGTGTGTTGTTATTACTGGTTTTGGCTGATTCAGAAGATCTCGAGGGGCTCATGGCACGAGTCGAATGGAGCACAttgctattttttgcttcatTATTTGTACTTATGGAA gCCCTTTCTAGAATGGGGCTTCTAGCCTGGATAGGAAAGCAGACCGAAATAGTAATTCTTTCTGTGAATGAAGAGTCCAGATTAGCAGTAGCCATACTTTTGATCCTTTGGGTGTCTGCAATTGCAAGTGCATTTATAGATAATGTTCCCTTGTGCACTATGATGGTCAGGATTGCAACGAATCTGTCTAATAATCATGAACTCAGATTGCCTCTTCCACCCTTAGTTTGGGCTTTGGCATTCGGAGCTTGCATGGGAG GTAACGGCACTTTGATTGGAGCAACTGCAAATGTTGTATGTGCAGGAGTGGCAGAACAGCATGGTTACAAATTGGGCTTTATGCAGTTTTTCAG aGTGGGGTTTCCCGTAATGTTAAGCAGTACAACAACGATAACTATATATCTAATGTTAGCCCATGTAGTTTTTCAATGGCACGACCCTGTTTAG